A region from the Panicum hallii strain FIL2 chromosome 1, PHallii_v3.1, whole genome shotgun sequence genome encodes:
- the LOC112877916 gene encoding uncharacterized protein LOC112877916 — MEAHRESSEPAPETAAAASAAAAASVLDNDDLLREILLRLDLPTALVRAAAVSRRWLRCASDPTFLRRFRARNPPRLLGVYVNTGQAQRLRFVPLARGPELAAVVRRGSFDLGEEAGSVWDCRNGRLLVFVDGKYVVRSPLHPERGTDNLPGPPIPAEAYTILLYFSDFLFHESSDDSVSCTSVTVMCTERQAWVHLSDLQAGVWGEGRYSGMIDIPIPGSLRGCEHHALLANGKLYMICLPHHIIGFDLPSTSSFCIELPDGVQYEYLESIGLSCAKGSGFFLIHLKGFQISVWLHRTDHSSIGTWKLIDTIFLPQAFGHLAELTWSSLPDVVRVAAAGDNADFVLLRIQNTLFYMHISSRTVEEVYEANPAHGFLYGVYPFMMPWPPTFPVLNGGNDHDQ; from the coding sequence ATGGAAGCCCATAGGGAGAGCTCAGAGCCCGCCCCCGAAACGGCGGCGGCTGCatccgcggccgcggccgcgtcgGTGCTTGACAACGACGACCTCCTCCGCGagatcctcctccgcctcgACCTCCCCACAGCCCTcgttcgcgccgccgccgtctccagGCGCTGGCTCCGATGCGCCTCCGACCCCACCTTCCTCCGCCGATTCCGCGCGCGGAACCCGCCCCGCCTCCTCGGCGTCTACGTCAACACCGGCCAAGCGCAGCGCCTGCGCTTCGTGCCGCTGGCGCGGGGCCcggagctcgccgccgtcgtccgccGTGGCAGCTTCGATTTGGGCGAAGAAGCCGGATCCGTGTGGGACTGCCGCAACGGCCGTCTCCTCGTCTTCGTCGACGGCAAATACGTCGTGCGCAGCCCGCTGCACCCTGAGCGGGGCACTGACAACCTTCCAGGGCCTCCGATCCCGGCCGAAGCTTACACCATCCTTCTCTACTTCAGTGACTTCTTGTTCCATGAGAGCAGTGATGACAGCGTGTCGTGCACTTCCGTGACAGTGATGTGCACTGAGCGGCAAGCATGGGTGCACCTATCCGACTTACAAGCAGGAGTCTGGGGTGAAGGCCGCTACTCAGGCATGATAGATATACCAATACCAGGATCGTTGAGGGGATGCGAGCACCATGCGCTGCTTGCCAATGGCaaactctacatgatatgttTGCCGCATCACATTATTGGGTTTGATTTGCCCTCCACGAGCTCTTTCTGTATTGAACTCCCAGACGGAGTGCAGTACGAGTATCTTGAAAGcattggactgtcctgtgccaAGGGCTCAGGATTTTTCCTCATCCACTTGAAGGGATTTCAGATTTCTGTTTGGCTCCACAGAACGGATCACAGCAGCATCGGTACTTGGAAGCTAATAGATACAATTTTTCTGCCGCAGGCATTTGGTCACCTTGCAGAGCTCACTTGGAGTTCGCTACCTGATGTTGTTCGTGTGGCTGCAGCTGGGGACAATGCTGACTTTGTGCTCTTGCGGATACAAAATACACTCTTCTACATGCATATATCAAGCAGGACAGTGGAGGAGGTATATGAGGCGAATCCAGCCCATGGTTTCTTGTATGGGGTCTATCCATTTATGATGCCTTGGCCTCCCACCTTCCCAGTGCTGAATGGTGGAAATGATCATGATCAGTGA